The Takifugu flavidus isolate HTHZ2018 chromosome 21, ASM371156v2, whole genome shotgun sequence genome has a window encoding:
- the nkain1 gene encoding sodium/potassium-transporting ATPase subunit beta-1-interacting protein 1, protein MGKCDGRCTLLVICSLQLVAALQRQVFDFLGYQWAPILANFLHIMAVILGMFGTVQFRFRYLIFYAVWLVLWVGWNAFIICFYLEVGNLSQERDFLMTFNTSLHRSWWMEHGPGCLVTPVRDSLIAPDGHHVITVSSCLLDYQYIEVLSSAVQILLALFGFVYACYVSKVFQDDEDSFDFIGGFDSYGYQPPQKSSHLQLQPLYTAG, encoded by the exons ATGGGAAAGTGTGACGGAAGATGCACGCTGTTAGTGATATGTTCACTGCAGTTG GTGGCAGCCCTTCAAAGACAGGTCTTTGACTTTCTAGGCTACCAGTGGGCCCCCATCTTAGCCAACTTCCTGCACATTATGGCTGTCATCCTGGGCATGTTTGGCACGGTACAGTTTCGTTTCAGATACCTCATATTT TATGCAGTATGGTTGGTCCTCTGGGTGGGCTGGAACGCATTTATTATCTGCTTCTATCTGGAGGTTGGAAACCTGTCACAG gagAGGGACTTTCTCATGACATTCAACACATCCCTCCATCGCTCATGGTGGATGGAGCATGGCCCTGGTTGCCTAGTAACACCAGTGCGAGACTCGCTCATTGCCCCTGATGGCCACCATGTCATCACTGTCTCTAGTTGTCTTCTGGACTACCAGTACATAGAGGTGTTGAGTTCAGCTGTGCAGATCCTGCTGGCT CTCTTTGGCTTCGTGTACGCCTGCTACGTGAGCAAAGTCTTCCAGGATGACGAGGACAGCT TTGATTTTATTGGTGGCTTTGACTCCTATGGCTACCAGCCCCCACAGAAGTCTTCTCACCTGCAACTGCAGCCTCTTTACAC
- the snrnp40 gene encoding U5 small nuclear ribonucleoprotein 40 kDa protein produces MIEPIKRVADMAVVPTAVKRPRMELVAAAQSQQLVATGPPRTSSLQAPIMLMSGHEGEVYCCKFHPNGATLASSGFDRLILLWNVYGDCENYATLKGHSGAVMELHYNTDGSLLFSASTDKTVGVWDSETGERIKRLKGHTSFVNTCYPARRGPQLICTGSDDGTVKLWDIRKKGAIHTFQNTYQVLAVTFNDTSDQIMSGGIDNDIKVWDLRQNKLIYNMQGHGDSVTGLSLSSEGSYLLSNSMDNTVRIWDVRPFAPKERCVKIFQGNVHNFEKNLLRCSWSTDGSKIAAGSADRFVYIWDTTSRRILYKLPGHAGSVNEVAFHPEEPVVLSGSSDKRLYMGEIQ; encoded by the exons ATGATTGAACCTATTAAGAGGGTAGCGGACATGGCGGTGGTTCCTACTGCCGTGAAGCGGCCTCGGATGGAGCTGGTGGCGGCGGCTCAGTCTCAACAACTCGTGGCCACG GGTCCTCCACGCACTTCCAGCTTGCAGGCTCCCATTATGCTGATGTCCGGTCATGAGGGAGAGGTTTACTGCTGCAAGTTCCACCCCAATGGAGCCACACTGGCCTCATCAGGATTTGACAGGCTGATTT TGCTGTGGAATGTTTATGGAGATTGTGAAAACTATGCCACTCTGAAGGGCCACAGCGGAGCAGTGATGGAGCTGCACTACAACACTGACGGCAG CCTGCTTTTTTCAGCGAGCACAGACAAGACTGTGGGTGTGTGGGACAGTGAAACGGGTGAGAGGATCAAGCGTCTGAAGGGACACACTTCCTTTGTTAACACCTGCTACCCGGCCCGCCGTGGTCCCCAGCTAATCTGCACAGGCAGTGATGATGGTACAGTGAAG CTGTGGGACATTCGTAAGAAAGGTGCCATCCACACGTTCCAGAACACCTACCAAGTTCTGGCTGTCACGTTCAATGACACCAGTGACCAGATTATGTCTGGAGGGATTGACAACGACATCAAG GTGTGGGACTTGAGGCAGAACAAGCTGATTTACAACATGCAAGGCCACGGTGACTCAGTAACTGGCCTCAGCTTGAGCTCTGAAGGATCGTACCTTCTCTCAAACTCCATGGACAACACAG TGCGTATTTGGGATGTTCGGCCATTTGCACCAAAGGAGAGATGTGTGAAGATTTTCCAGGGTAACGTTCATAACTTTGAAAAG AATTTGCTGAGGTGCTCCTGGTCTACTGACGGCAGTAAGATTGCTGCAGGATCTGCTGACAG ATTCGTATATATCTGGGACACCACATCACGTCGGATCCTCTACAAGCTGCCCGGCCACGCCGGCTCCGTCAATGAAGTTGCCTTTCATCCAGAGGAGCCTGTAG TGCTGTCTGGTTCCAGTGATAAACGACTCTACATGGGAGAGATTCAGtag
- the zcchc17 gene encoding nucleolar protein of 40 kDa yields the protein MSDSDGQGQEPAGLEGLPPMYSIAKGEVVSVQTYGAFVRLPGYKKEGLVHVSEMSASRVESASEIVDVGEKVWIKVIGREIRGDKVKLSFSMKAVNQGTGRDLDPNNVMAEQDARRRQQFRDHTGNRITLEAVLNTTCSKCGCKGHFTKDCFSAPGLQYALLPEGGDEVPEQQTSTVKPQPDSDKKKKKKKEKKKKRKRNRKDSESDGSSSECQSKRRHRDHSADRQDKKKKKHKKHKSHKHS from the exons ATGTCTGACAGCGATGGCCAAGGACAAGAGCCTGCTGGGCTGGAAGGTCTTCCACCCATGTACAGCATCGCTAAGGGTGAAGTGGTCTCCGTGCAGACCTATGGAGCATTTGTTCGTTTACCTGGATACAAGAAGGAAG GTCTAGTGCATGTGAGTGAGATGTCAGCCTCACGAGTTGAGAGTGCCTCTGAGATTGTTGATGTGGGAGAAAAAGTGTGGATTAAAGTCATTGGAAGGGAG ATTCGTGGTGACAAGGTGAAATTGTCCTTTTCAATGAAAGCTGTCAATCAGGGAACAGGGCGTGACTTAGACCCAAACAATGTTATGGCAGA GCAGGACGCGAGAAGACGTCAGCAGTTTCGAGATCACACAGGCAACAGGATCACACTGGAAGCCGTACTCAACACGACGTGCTCCAAGTGTGGCTGCAAAG GTCACTTTACAAAAGACTGTTTCTCAGCTCCGGGCCTGCAGTACGCTCTTTTACCTGAAGGGGGCGATGAAGTGCCAGAACAGCAGACCTCCACAGTAAAACCACAGCCAGACTCggacaaaaagaagaagaaaaagaag gagaagaaaaagaagagaaagaggaacaggaaggatTCAGAGAGTGACGGCAGCAGTAGTGAGTGCCAGTCGAAGAGGAGGCACCGTGACCACTCTGCCGACAGAcaggacaaaaagaagaagaagcacaaGAAACATAAATCACACAAGCACAGCTGA
- the fabp3 gene encoding fatty acid-binding protein, heart, with protein sequence MAEAFVGTWNLISSEKFDDYMKELGVGMGLRKMGGLAKPSTIISIDGDKVVLKTSSTFKNTEISFKLGEEFDESTADGRNVKSTVNIVDGKMVHVQKWNDKETTLVREVNDKSLTLTLTLGKVVCTRHYEKAE encoded by the exons ATGGCCGAAGCTTTTGTCGGAACATGGAACCTCATTTCAAGCGAGAAATTCGACGACTACATGAAGGAGCTGG GTGTGGGCATGGGTCTGCGCAAGATGGGGGGCCTGGCCAAACCGAGCACCATTATCTCCATAGACGGCGACAAGGTGGTGCTGAAGACCTCAAGCACCTTCAAGAACACAGAAATCTCCTTCAAGCTGGGAGAGGAGTTTGATGAGTCCACCGCAGATGGCAGGAATGTTAAG TCCACCGTTAATATCGTAGATGGAAAGATGGTGCACGTACAGAAGTGGAATGATAAAGAGACCACTCTGGTCAGGGAGGTCAACGACAAGAGCCTCACTCTG ACACTCACACTTGGAAAAGTCGTTTGCACGCGCCATTATGAAAAGGCAGAGTAA